tgcacaagacccttAGGGTTATGCGTGCAATTAAGACTGAAggagtagagttggctgcctatcgtctgaaaggggtggcctattcgtggtttgagttgtgggaagatTATCGTGAGGAGGGGAGCCCTCCGGAGAGGTGAGGTGAGTTTGTCGatgcctttatagatcatttTCTGCCTGCTGAGACAAGGGCAGCCCGTGCAACAGAGTTTGAAAATCTAAAGAAAGGTAGCAGAAGTGTGTGGGAGTATCACATGGAGTTTGCCCGCCTGTCCAAGTATTCCATTCATATATTGCCCACAATAGAGGCCAGGGTGCGTCAGTTTGTTCAGGGCCTTAAtcctttgactattaatgaggcttctacagCTGCCTTGAATTCTGATATGAATTATAGGAAAATGGTAGCATTTTCTCAGGCCACAGAGAACTATAAACTGAAGAACCGAATGGAGAGAGGGTAACAGCAAGGCCCGGTCTACAGGCAACATGGgagagtcactaggtgggggaagatTAGTTTTcaggggaggatcatcagggcTGTCCCAGTCAGTTGCACAGTCTTTAGCTAGTGCACCACCATCAAGGCCCAACCAGCAGCAGTGGAGTCGTTTCAGGGCCGGTCAGGGCAACAGGGGATCCCATCAGCGGGGTCGATCAGGAGAGATGTCCCAGCAGCAGCAGAGCTCCCCGTGCCCTAGGTGCGGGAAGATGCACTAAGGGATTTGCTATTTAGAGTTATCCGTATGCTATGTATGtgggatgaggggtcatattCAGAGGCAATGTCGTGTATCCCGCCAGGGAGCGGGTAGGGGCACAACACAGTCATCTAGTCCAGCAGTTGCTACATCCTCAGCCCCCTCTCCAGCTCAAGGTACCCCAGCACCTGCAGGGCATGGTGCGTCTAGGGGTGGTACGCAGAGTTCAGAAGGACTCAGCCgattctatgctatgagtggtcgccagactgtagaggcttctccagatgttgttacatgtattctgactgtccaatctcatgatgtgtatgcacttattgacccagttccaccttgtcctatgttaccaCTTTTattgctatggaatttgggatagaactAGATCAACTTCATGAGCCATTTTCGGTATCTACTCTGGTTGGTGAGTCAATTACGGACACTCGAGTCtatagaggttgtgttgtcaCGGTGCGGGGTAGGGATACCATGGCCGATCTTATTGAGCTAGGGATGGTCGATATttatgtaataatgggaatgaattggctttattcatgctttgccaaacttgattgtcgAACTAGAACCATGAGGattgaatttcctaatgagccagttgttgaatggaatggagataatgtagtgccaaAAGGTCGGTTTATTTCTTACATTAAGGCCGTGAAGATGATCAAGAAAGGGTGTATATATCATTTAGTTTGGGTTACGGACACCAATGCCGAGGCGCCTAGCCTTGAGTTCGTGctagttgtgaatgaatttccggATGTCTTTCTAGATGAGCTCCCTAGGATTCCACCagacagggagattgattttgggatcgatgtgatgccATGCACGCAAcatatatcaattccaccttacatAATGGTACCGACTGAATTGAAAGAGataaaggaacaattgaaggatttgctagaaaagggtttcattcggtcgagtgtgtcaccatggggcgcaccggtcttgtttgtaaggaagaaagatgcgtctctacggatgtgtattgactaccggcaattcaacaaggttacaatcaagaataaatatcctcaaccaagaatagatgacttgtttgatcaatttcAAGGTGCTACGTGTTTCTAAAAAATTGACTTGCGGAccgggtatcatcaattgaagataagggagcaggatattccaaaaacaacTTTCAGGATTCGGTATAGGCACTTTGAATTTCTGATGATGTCTTTTGGGAAAACAAATGCCCCGacaactttcatggatcttatgaatcgagtcttcaagccttttctagactcctttgtgatagtgttcattgacgatattcttgtgtattcccgaagtcgggaggaccatgctgACCATCTCAGGGCAATTCTTcagactcttcagcaacatcaattgtatgtaaaattttcaaaatgtgaattttggcttgaatttgtAGCATCCTTGGGTCATGTCGTCTCtagggaaggaattatggttgatcctcaaaagattgcagtagtgaagaattggcctagacctaccactccaacagagattcgcagtttcttaggtttggcagggtactacaggagatttgtggagggtTTTCTACTCtcgcctctccattgactaaattgacgcagaaagcagttaaattccaatggtccgatgcttgtgaaaggagtttccaagaattgaaataAAGATTGACTACAACACCGGTATTAGCCATGCTAGAGGGTATAGAGagatttgtggtgtattgcgatgcttcaaggattaggcttgggtgtgtgttaatgcaacacgacaaggttatagcctacgcttctacgcaactcaagaatcatgaaaggaACTATCCAGATCATGACTTAGAGTTTGCGGCAGTGGTGTTTtcgctaaagatttggcgacattatctgtatggggtccACGTGGATGTATTTATGGacagccttcaatatattttcaagtagAAGGAATTGAATCTGAGATAGAGGAGagggctagagttactcaaggactctGACATTGATATTCTTTATcaccgggaaaggctaatgttgtggtgGATGATCTTAGTCaaaaatctatgggaagtttaGATCATTTGGAGGCATGTCAGAGgccgttggccagggaggttcaccagttggctagtttgggagttcctcttgcggactctaatgaaggaggagtgATTGTACAAAATAGGGCTGGATCATCGCTTGTAGAAGAGGTGAAGGAGAAGCAATTCGACGATTCATTATTAGCACAACTGAAAGAAGGGATTCATAAACATAAAACCacaactttttcctttggcatggatgatggtaccctacggtaccaaggccGCCTATGCGTTCCAAATATCGACGGTCTTCGGGGAAGGATCATgacagaagctcacacttccaggtattccgtgcaATTAGGGtctacgaaaatgtatcatgaccTCAAGaaagtttattggtggaacaacatgaaaaaGGAGGTGGCGTACTTTGTGGCAAGATGTCCGAACTATaagcaagtgaaggccgaacatcaaaggcccaGAGGATTGgcccaaagcatagaaattccaatgtagAAATGAgagatgatcaatatggattttgtggtagggttaccgcACATTCCGTGCAAggtcgactcaatttgggtaatcgtggaccgactcacgaaatcagcgcacttcttgctAGTTAAATCTACCGATACAGCGGAacaatatgctcagttgtatatcaagtAAATAGTTAGGTTGCATGgtactccagtctcaatcattttagatcgaggggctcaattcatggccaacttttggaagaaatttcagtaaGGTTTGGGCatgcaggtaaatcttagcacaacttttTACCCTCAGACTGACGGGCAAGCGGAGCGAATTATTCAGATGCTTGAGGACATGTTTCATGCTTGTATTCTCGATTTcaagggtagctgggatgatcattttccactcatagagtttgcttataacaacaacttctATGCTAGTATCtagatggcaccatttgaggcgttgtatggtagaagatgtagatctcccattgggtggttcaaAGTTGGAGAAGCTGgattgatagggccggaccttgtgcatcaggctatagagaaagtcaagattattaaagagaggttgagaactactcagagtcgccaaaagtcgtATTCGGACGTTCGTCGGAGAGATTTCGAGTTCAAAGAatatgattgggtatttttgaagatttcccccatgaagggtatcatgcggtttagcaagaaagggaaattgagtctgaggtatgttggaccatacagaatcattcagagtGTTGGTCAGGTGGAATACAAGCTCGAgttgccacccgagatgtcattggtgcacctagtcttccatgtgtctatgttgaagatggtagtgggagatccgtccactattgtaccagttgaaactattgaggttaatgaggaACTGTCATATGTAGATGTTCCACTTGCCAAGCAAGTtcgaaaattgagaaataaggaaattgcctccgtgaaagtgttatggcggaaccagcaggttgaagaagccacttgggaagccgaggaagaaatgacaAAGAAGTACCCACTTTTGTTTGAATAGTCGGGTAATAGTTTTTATGCATTTGATTCTTATGAAcccttatcttttgatttgatctatatAAAACTGTCCTGTTTTGGTTAAATGTTGCATATGCGGCCATGGTTagtgttgtacaagttatgttatgtctgtGGAATGTGTAcatgctgttaggatatgtttctAGGGCTttttgacaggtggataggcctagttacaaaggaaactctggcgaaatttctGGAAATTTAGGGAATTAGCCAAATTTGGGGGCTATTAATatgtttcatgttgtgaaaagcaAAGGATTGCATAAAGATTGCTAATAAGTGAAcattgatcctcattcgaggacgaatgatatTAAGTGGGGgtggatgtaaggccccgtgaaaatttctactcaaaaacctgAATCTCATGGTGCCAAGTTTGGACCATGTGTTAGAAATTCACTCGCCgcggttcggaccctttggattgatttgtgtattaaaaagtcaagaaattaTGTTTTTGAAATTCACACTAGAATGAGTAATTAgcttgggggttcatgggtataagaatagATTTCTTACATGCATAAAAGGTAATAGAGTATTGAGAGGTGGTGAACTGGAAAggatagcaattggggtgtaaaatgatagaaatctctcacaaaagggtcctaaaatGACAATGCAAACCAAATGCTTGATaatgtgctcaaatgagctagaatcttaatcatgtctctaattcttggttcaatttgtaattttcataaaagatattgaagttgctaagagttCCGGAATTTTATAAGGATTAAGGAAAGATTTATTGAGGTatatatggctaaaacccccttttattagaaattgagctccgttggtgtTTACACAAATATGGTAAGGCTAGAATTGATAGATCTATTGATTGTTATTTCACATGAATTGGtttgcaattatatatatatatatatatacattaaagGTGTGCCTCAATGTGTGTAATGTACTATTCTTGATATTTAGAGATGTGCGAAAAATATGAATCATGTGTTGAAATGCCTAGGTTATAAGCCAAGattaaaactgagattgtcatgctaattatgtgaaaTCTTACCTATGCTTGCAACTTAAATAGCTTTCGTATGTGCCTATGATCATAAATTGCAAGATTGACATTGAAAGTGGAAatggtgtgataattgtggccctaagtgccaatgaattgatatgatatatcTGAAATAAATATTCAAAAGAGATGATTAATGGAAAGGAACAATGCCTAggtaagacggcctagccgatcgagtCGTTATCGGACACCATGCAGCACATATGGTGgcatgtgctgatattgaattctgaaaaagggaaatgaaatgatgattgaggtatatgtctcaaatgaggcaacctagccgattggGTCGTGATCGGATTCTGCTCAAGATACCGGTGGTATTGAGAACCGTGATGAAAATATGAAAGAAATTCCCCAAACTAAAGtcatggaaattatgtgaaagattatatgattcttttatttgatgatgtggtatCCGGTTAAAAGCTTTGATTGTCTCTTGTGATTTCCTTGTTCttgcatgatagttctttctaataaaatggtgtttagttatacatactagtactattccattgtactaacgtcccttttgccgggggcgctacatttttaaatgaatgtaggtggctccatagcggatagtgctgatcgcgcatagcggagtatcctcctctcaaagtcttggtgagcccctttctccttcaaggggttatgttgtacatattttgttataaatatccacttttgaggtatagcggggtccttgttgccggcgttgtcatacttgtcttttgtatccttagaggctccgcagacgtttgtgtgggttatgtacgggtgttggacgGGTCTATGAACTAAGTGCTAATCTCAAACTCTTGTTTCTCTAAATTGTGACTGTATGTAATGTTGAAACTTAGCTACGATTTAAGGTTGTAATATGAAATGATCTATCAATGTTAAATGTGCAATATTTCCTACTGTCTATGTAAATAAAAGCATGGTCcccttaatcatattgagttgggtagaaagtgttaaAAATGCTTGCTTAGTCAGGATCACTCGATTGAGCACCGGTTGCGCCTCGCGAGGTTGGGGCGTGTCAAACAATGGGGAGGGGAAGACCTAGGAAAATTGCGACGTCAATTCAGTTAGGAAATATCATGGAAGCTGGTAATTCATAAGTTGCAGGGATAGGGAGAGCTGAGGTGGTGGATGCTGTGATAGATTCAATGGAACAGTGACCGCCATTAGCAGCCACGAAGGAAGCTCTGAAAACACCGCATGCAACAAGTCCTGTAGTGATGATCGAGAATGCGAAAGTAAATTTTGTTGCTCAAGTGCGAACTGGTAGATCTAACCAAGGGAAAAATGGCATACATGCCAATAGTAATCGAATTCAGCAAGTAGGGGAGATCGTGAGAAACTCGGTAGAAGCTGGTGATGATAGGGGAAAAAATGAGAGTAAATTGGAAGCTGATAAGAACAAAAATGAAGTACCAGCTGTAATTAAAGAGACGAGCCAGAAGAATTGGGCAA
The Nicotiana sylvestris chromosome 11, ASM39365v2, whole genome shotgun sequence DNA segment above includes these coding regions:
- the LOC138881457 gene encoding uncharacterized protein, which encodes MGSLDHLEACQRPLAREVHQLASLGVPLADSNEGGVIVQNRAGSSLVEEVKEKQFDDSLLAQLKEGIHKHKTTTFSFGMDDGTLRYQGRLCVPNIDGLRGRIMTEAHTSRYSVQLGSTKMYHDLKKVYWWNNMKKEVAYFVARCPNYKQVKAEHQRPRGLAQSIEIPM
- the LOC138881458 gene encoding uncharacterized protein → MAPFEALYGRRCRSPIGWFKVGEAGLIGPDLVHQAIEKVKIIKERLRTTQSRQKSYSDVRRRDFEFKEYDWVFLKISPMKGIMRFSKKGKLSLRYVGPYRIIQSVGQVEYKLELPPEMSLVHLVFHVSMLKMVVGDPSTIVPVETIEVNEELSYVDVPLAKQVRKLRNKEIASVKVLWRNQQVEEATWEAEEEMTKKYPLLFE